A stretch of Streptomyces vietnamensis DNA encodes these proteins:
- a CDS encoding carbohydrate ABC transporter permease, with the protein MTVDSQGTATAGPQDAPGRAAGKSQTPPPSSGPKEVLQPPRGRRSLPSGVLPYLLVAPALLSMAVLLLYPLIRNVILSFQQLNRKEFITRETVWTGFDNYTDLLGDGDFWTVAVRSVVFTAVNVALIMAIGTGIGLLLNRLGKKMRLVLSLALMFAWAMPIVASVTVFRWLFDEQFGVANWLMRTLGFSGYDQHNWFETGFSTLVIVLILLVWGSVPFVALNMYAGLTTIGTELYEAAKMDGASGWRTFWAVVFPNLRSFFMITTFLEIIWIFKAFAQVYAMNLGGPDRGSETLPVFAYIEGVGQFHYGVAAAISILTIVMLIAVMSFYFRLILKEEEEL; encoded by the coding sequence ATGACCGTGGACTCCCAGGGGACGGCGACCGCCGGTCCCCAGGACGCGCCCGGGAGGGCGGCAGGGAAGTCTCAGACTCCGCCACCCTCTTCGGGCCCGAAGGAAGTCCTTCAGCCTCCACGCGGCAGGCGCTCCCTGCCCAGCGGGGTGCTGCCCTACCTGCTCGTCGCGCCGGCCCTGCTGTCGATGGCGGTGCTGCTGCTCTATCCGCTGATCCGCAATGTGATCCTCTCCTTCCAGCAGCTCAACCGGAAGGAGTTCATCACCCGCGAGACGGTCTGGACCGGCTTCGACAACTACACGGACCTCCTCGGTGACGGGGACTTCTGGACCGTCGCCGTCCGAAGCGTCGTCTTCACCGCCGTCAACGTCGCGCTGATCATGGCGATCGGCACGGGCATCGGCCTGCTGCTCAACCGCCTCGGCAAGAAGATGCGACTGGTCCTCTCGCTGGCCCTGATGTTCGCCTGGGCCATGCCGATCGTCGCCTCCGTCACGGTCTTCCGCTGGCTCTTCGACGAGCAGTTCGGCGTCGCCAACTGGCTGATGCGCACGCTGGGCTTCTCCGGCTACGACCAGCACAACTGGTTCGAGACCGGCTTCTCCACCCTGGTCATCGTCCTGATCCTGCTCGTCTGGGGCTCCGTCCCCTTCGTCGCCCTCAACATGTACGCCGGCCTGACCACCATCGGCACCGAGCTGTACGAGGCCGCCAAGATGGACGGCGCCAGCGGCTGGCGCACCTTCTGGGCCGTGGTCTTCCCGAACCTCCGGTCCTTCTTCATGATCACGACGTTCCTGGAGATCATCTGGATCTTCAAGGCGTTCGCCCAGGTCTACGCCATGAACCTCGGCGGCCCCGACCGAGGCTCCGAGACGCTCCCGGTCTTCGCCTACATCGAGGGCGTCGGCCAGTTCCACTACGGCGTCGCCGCCGCCATCTCCATCCTGACGATCGTGATGCTCATCGCGGTCATGTCCTTCTACTTCCGCCTGATCCTG